Proteins encoded by one window of Pseudomonas coleopterorum:
- a CDS encoding methyl-accepting chemotaxis protein, with protein MEKFEEDSRSASRAYHISAETEKVAEQGAEVIQQTAVEMRLIADHIESSARLVGQLGDRSEQITAIVNTIRSIADQTNLLALNAAIEAARAGDQGRGFAVVADEVRQLAGRTSRSTSEIAEMIGKILAETRDAVTSINATHEGAQRGVLLAEQAGLVILQIRTGTSDAVEAVSMFASKLDESEVIPKTAVGWMG; from the coding sequence GTGGAGAAGTTCGAGGAAGACTCGCGCAGCGCTTCGCGCGCCTACCATATCTCGGCCGAAACCGAGAAAGTCGCCGAGCAGGGCGCCGAAGTCATTCAGCAGACGGCGGTGGAAATGCGCCTGATCGCCGACCATATCGAGTCCTCTGCGCGCCTCGTGGGCCAACTGGGTGATCGCTCGGAGCAGATCACGGCGATCGTCAACACCATCCGCAGCATCGCTGACCAGACCAACCTGCTGGCCCTCAACGCAGCCATCGAAGCGGCGCGCGCCGGCGACCAGGGTCGCGGCTTTGCCGTCGTGGCCGACGAAGTCAGGCAACTGGCGGGGCGCACCAGTCGGTCGACCAGCGAGATCGCCGAGATGATCGGCAAGATTCTGGCCGAGACCCGGGATGCGGTGACCAGCATCAACGCCACCCACGAAGGTGCGCAGCGCGGTGTCTTGCTGGCGGAACAGGCCGGCCTGGTCATTCTGCAGATCCGCACCGGTACCAGCGATGCCGTGGAGGCGGTCAGCATGTTCGCGTCCAAACTGGATGAATCGGAGGTGATTCCAAAGACGGCAGTTGGCTGGATGGGCTGA
- a CDS encoding shikimate dehydrogenase family protein → MATHIKGSTRLYGLVGHRLAAAKSPQLLNPVFMDQGEDAVCIPFEVTPDGLSNFVIGARALNNLAGLLVTMPHKQSMLALVDELHPTARQVGAINVVRCESDGRWVGAVFDGLGCVLGMQQEGHEPAGKSILLVGAGGAGRAIAFAVAGAGARSLTVCDADEQRARSLAESVATETGCATRVGPPDPRGHHIVINATPLGMGANDPLPVDPERLEPDMLVVDIINSPHSTPLCRAAREKGCSTQDGGHLHRGQARLVLRFLGVNQEAEGEPGGLPPQHAQPDQAMTRTS, encoded by the coding sequence ATGGCCACACACATCAAAGGCTCCACTCGACTCTACGGATTGGTCGGCCATCGGTTGGCCGCCGCCAAATCTCCACAGCTGCTCAATCCCGTGTTCATGGACCAGGGCGAAGACGCGGTCTGCATTCCGTTTGAGGTAACGCCCGATGGCTTGAGCAACTTCGTGATCGGCGCCAGAGCTCTGAACAACCTGGCAGGTCTGCTCGTCACCATGCCACACAAGCAAAGCATGTTGGCCCTGGTCGACGAGCTTCACCCAACGGCTCGCCAGGTAGGTGCAATCAACGTGGTCCGATGCGAAAGCGATGGACGCTGGGTCGGTGCGGTGTTCGACGGCCTGGGCTGTGTTCTGGGCATGCAACAGGAAGGTCACGAGCCTGCGGGCAAGAGCATATTGTTAGTGGGCGCGGGCGGCGCCGGCCGCGCGATTGCCTTCGCTGTCGCAGGCGCGGGCGCCCGGTCACTCACGGTGTGCGATGCCGACGAGCAGCGAGCTCGGAGCCTGGCCGAGTCCGTGGCGACAGAAACGGGCTGCGCCACCCGTGTGGGCCCACCCGACCCGCGCGGTCACCATATCGTGATCAACGCAACACCTCTGGGCATGGGCGCAAACGACCCCCTGCCCGTCGACCCGGAACGGCTCGAGCCCGACATGTTGGTCGTCGATATCATCAACTCGCCCCACTCGACACCCCTTTGCCGAGCGGCGCGCGAGAAAGGCTGCAGCACCCAGGACGGCGGCCATCTGCATCGCGGCCAGGCACGCCTGGTTCTGCGCTTCCTTGGTGTGAATCAGGAAGCGGAGGGCGAACCTGGTGGCTTGCCTCCACAACACGCTCAACCGGATCAGGCCATGACTCGAACGTCATGA
- a CDS encoding glutathione S-transferase family protein, whose amino-acid sequence MTTKLQLFTSPSAFPNPQRLRLFMHEKGIADQFDEVIYDMAPGGQQRGWRHLNMNPWGETPTLQLADGSYLAETAAIARYLDQTYPGRKIMGDSALEQGLDTMWDNRIWVHILYRIVTAFHVLHTGLGFKLELTKNEAWGEHCRKEALAHAALVNRHLADGREWLLGGAEPTFADITLATAIAFSKFPVNATPLDERFEHLDAYWQRWQQRPAFKAAYADRSSGIPELDSPAA is encoded by the coding sequence ATGACCACCAAACTGCAGCTCTTCACCTCCCCCTCCGCTTTCCCCAATCCGCAACGGCTGCGGTTGTTCATGCACGAGAAGGGCATCGCCGATCAGTTCGACGAGGTCATCTACGACATGGCTCCGGGTGGACAGCAGCGCGGCTGGCGCCACCTGAACATGAACCCATGGGGCGAAACGCCGACGCTGCAACTGGCCGATGGCAGCTACCTGGCCGAAACGGCGGCCATCGCGCGTTATCTGGACCAGACTTATCCAGGCCGCAAGATCATGGGCGACAGCGCGCTGGAACAGGGTCTGGACACCATGTGGGACAACCGCATCTGGGTGCACATCCTCTATCGCATCGTCACCGCGTTCCATGTGTTGCACACCGGTCTGGGGTTCAAACTCGAACTGACCAAGAATGAAGCATGGGGCGAGCATTGCCGCAAAGAAGCGCTGGCCCATGCGGCCCTGGTAAACCGTCATCTGGCCGATGGCCGTGAATGGCTGCTGGGCGGCGCCGAGCCGACGTTCGCCGATATCACCCTGGCCACTGCCATCGCTTTCTCCAAGTTCCCGGTCAACGCCACCCCGCTCGACGAGCGTTTCGAACATCTGGACGCCTACTGGCAGCGCTGGCAGCAACGCCCGGCCTTCAAGGCGGCCTACGCGGATCGCAGCAGCGGCATCCCGGAGCTGGATTCGCCTGCTGCGTGA
- a CDS encoding arginase family protein — MSFSEGKTLRLIFPQWQGGNNAPYHLGAELLAWLAPEHSGPTEHVPVEPPSAGAPLEELGIVGRRALLKQLNSAQTLLSRHSADRLVILGGDCLVDLAPFAYLNERYQGDLAILWVDAHPDIMTPEQFNNAHAMALGMLLGNGDPDFVQAVARPLKPQNILYVGMHDPTDWEASEIDRLGLQNVSPAQITQQGSSAVLDWFKSTGAKHLAIHLDLDVLDPRLFRSLLFANPHAPEKSFEGVAQGQLSIEQVLDVLRDIAKITDVVGLGITEHLPWDALALKNMLARLPLIGDAGRSNPS, encoded by the coding sequence ATGTCTTTTAGCGAAGGTAAAACGCTGCGCTTGATTTTTCCCCAGTGGCAAGGTGGCAACAATGCGCCGTATCACTTGGGTGCAGAGTTGCTTGCCTGGTTGGCGCCCGAGCACTCAGGCCCCACAGAACATGTTCCCGTAGAGCCTCCCTCTGCAGGGGCACCGCTCGAAGAGTTGGGGATCGTTGGGCGCCGCGCGTTGTTGAAACAGCTGAACAGCGCGCAAACACTATTGAGCCGACACTCTGCGGACCGCTTGGTCATACTCGGTGGAGACTGCCTCGTTGACTTGGCTCCATTTGCTTATTTGAACGAACGCTACCAAGGCGACCTTGCCATTCTCTGGGTAGATGCTCATCCCGATATCATGACGCCAGAGCAATTCAACAATGCGCATGCCATGGCCCTTGGCATGCTGCTCGGCAATGGCGATCCGGACTTCGTCCAAGCAGTAGCCCGCCCGCTGAAGCCGCAAAACATCCTGTATGTGGGAATGCATGATCCTACCGATTGGGAGGCTTCCGAAATCGATCGTCTGGGTTTGCAGAATGTGAGTCCAGCCCAGATCACTCAGCAAGGAAGCAGCGCCGTTCTTGATTGGTTCAAATCGACGGGTGCAAAGCACTTGGCCATTCATCTGGATCTGGATGTGCTGGACCCAAGACTGTTCCGCTCGCTTCTGTTTGCCAATCCCCATGCCCCAGAAAAATCGTTTGAGGGGGTGGCGCAAGGTCAGCTAAGTATCGAACAGGTACTGGACGTGCTGAGGGATATTGCCAAGATCACTGATGTGGTGGGGCTGGGCATTACCGAGCATCTTCCCTGGGATGCCTTGGCGCTCAAGAACATGCTTGCCAGGCTGCCGCTGATTGGAGACGCGGGAAGATCCAATCCGTCATGA
- a CDS encoding ArsR/SmtB family transcription factor, with protein MTALNEALKVLSSPTRRAVLTWLKDPHRSFAGYSQLYDFSVHGVCASLIQDKAGLSQPATSICLKALLDQGFVEASKVGKWTYYKRNEEQITAAMAGLLTDLEVDIADR; from the coding sequence ATGACGGCGTTGAACGAGGCATTGAAAGTTCTATCGAGCCCTACGCGGCGAGCCGTCCTGACCTGGCTCAAGGATCCTCATCGATCGTTCGCAGGCTACAGCCAGCTGTACGATTTCAGTGTGCACGGCGTCTGCGCCAGCCTGATTCAGGACAAGGCCGGGCTGTCGCAGCCGGCCACCTCCATCTGCCTCAAAGCCTTGCTCGACCAAGGTTTCGTCGAAGCCAGCAAAGTGGGCAAATGGACCTACTACAAACGCAACGAGGAGCAGATCACGGCGGCGATGGCCGGGTTGCTGACCGATCTGGAAGTCGACATCGCGGATCGATAG
- a CDS encoding LysR family transcriptional regulator, with protein MDRIIAAKVFLEAVKRSSISGAAEHLGMSRAMASRYVGSIEEWAQARLLHRTTRKLSLTPAGELTLPICEELIRLSETVSAVGTASHCTPKGLVRVTASSIFAEHCLTDILMKFLQLNPQVSVDLQVVDRMTNLAQDGIDLAIRVTNDLDPTLIATRLGSVHSYICASPEYLGRCGTPDAIEDLTAHNCLTYAHLGRSEWKFKQATGTVLVPVTGSFTTNEAAIVVRAALSGTGIAMLPGFAVAQEIADGRLVRLFPDTELSPLGIHAVYLSRHRMPSALKALIAFLKTALNNEGLTPPERD; from the coding sequence ATGGACCGGATCATCGCCGCCAAGGTTTTTTTGGAGGCTGTCAAGCGAAGCAGCATTTCCGGCGCCGCAGAGCACTTGGGAATGTCGCGCGCGATGGCTTCACGATACGTAGGTTCGATCGAGGAATGGGCCCAGGCACGTCTGCTGCATCGAACCACTCGCAAACTCAGCCTGACACCGGCGGGTGAGTTGACGCTTCCGATCTGCGAGGAACTCATCAGACTCAGCGAAACGGTGTCTGCCGTGGGTACTGCGTCGCACTGCACACCGAAAGGGCTCGTTCGGGTGACTGCATCGTCCATCTTTGCAGAACATTGCCTGACCGATATCTTGATGAAGTTTCTGCAGCTGAACCCGCAGGTTTCTGTTGACCTGCAGGTCGTGGATCGCATGACGAACCTGGCGCAGGACGGTATCGATCTGGCTATCCGAGTGACCAACGATCTGGATCCCACTCTGATCGCGACCAGGCTGGGAAGTGTTCACTCCTACATCTGCGCCAGTCCTGAATATTTGGGTCGGTGCGGAACACCTGATGCTATTGAAGACCTGACGGCCCATAACTGCCTGACCTACGCCCACCTTGGGCGGAGCGAATGGAAGTTCAAGCAAGCTACGGGCACGGTCTTGGTCCCGGTCACGGGCAGTTTCACGACCAACGAGGCCGCGATCGTGGTGCGGGCTGCGCTGAGCGGAACGGGCATTGCCATGCTACCTGGTTTTGCCGTTGCGCAAGAGATTGCAGACGGACGTCTTGTACGCCTCTTTCCCGACACCGAGTTGTCACCGCTAGGCATCCATGCGGTTTACCTTTCCAGACATCGGATGCCTAGCGCACTGAAAGCGTTGATAGCTTTTTTGAAGACTGCCCTGAACAACGAAGGCCTCACCCCGCCTGAAAGGGACTGA
- a CDS encoding MFS transporter, whose product MTTDEAQRDTLPLGALLALAMTGFICIVTETLPAGLLPQIGSGLGISPSLAGQMVTVYALGSLLAAIPLTIATQSWRRRTVLLLTIAGFLLFNSITAWSSHYILTLVARFFAGVSAGLAWSLIAGYARRMVVPQLQGRALAVAMIGTPIALSLGVPLGTWLGGFMGWRMAFALMSVLTLVLIGWVLVKVPDYPGQSSTQRLALHEVFFTPGVRPVLGVVFTWMLAHNILYTYIAPFVAKAGLANDVDLVLLAFGIAALAGIWVTGRLVDRHLRIAVLFSLASFAAVAVFLGLFMTSAIAIYLGVVIWGLTFGGAATLLQTALADSAGRGADVALSMNVVVWNSAIAGGGLLGGVLLGHWGVGTFPWVLLALTLIGLGIAYQARVHGFAGGGRVSAQVVSGH is encoded by the coding sequence ATGACCACGGATGAAGCACAGCGCGACACACTCCCGCTCGGCGCTTTACTGGCCCTGGCGATGACCGGTTTCATCTGCATCGTCACCGAGACGCTGCCCGCTGGCCTGCTCCCGCAGATCGGCAGTGGCCTAGGCATCTCGCCGTCGTTGGCGGGCCAGATGGTGACCGTCTATGCCTTGGGATCGTTGCTGGCGGCCATCCCGTTGACCATCGCGACGCAGAGCTGGCGGCGCAGAACCGTCCTGCTGCTGACGATCGCAGGATTTCTGTTGTTCAATTCCATCACGGCCTGGTCGTCCCATTACATACTGACCTTGGTCGCCAGGTTCTTTGCCGGCGTGTCGGCGGGTCTGGCCTGGAGCTTGATTGCCGGGTATGCGCGACGCATGGTCGTGCCGCAATTACAGGGCCGGGCGTTGGCCGTGGCGATGATCGGCACGCCGATTGCCCTGTCGCTGGGCGTGCCCCTGGGTACCTGGCTGGGCGGCTTCATGGGCTGGCGGATGGCGTTTGCGTTGATGTCCGTCTTGACGCTGGTGCTGATCGGCTGGGTGCTGGTCAAGGTGCCGGACTATCCAGGGCAGTCCTCGACCCAGCGGCTGGCGTTGCACGAGGTCTTTTTCACCCCAGGGGTGCGACCGGTGCTGGGCGTGGTGTTCACCTGGATGCTGGCGCACAACATCCTCTACACCTACATCGCACCTTTCGTAGCCAAGGCGGGGCTGGCCAACGATGTCGATCTGGTCCTGCTGGCCTTCGGCATCGCCGCGCTGGCGGGCATCTGGGTGACGGGGCGTCTGGTCGACCGTCATCTGCGCATAGCGGTCCTCTTCAGTCTGGCCAGCTTTGCCGCCGTTGCGGTATTTCTCGGCCTGTTCATGACCTCGGCGATCGCGATTTACCTGGGTGTGGTGATCTGGGGGCTGACGTTCGGCGGCGCCGCCACCCTGTTGCAGACGGCACTGGCCGACTCTGCAGGCAGGGGCGCCGACGTGGCCCTGTCGATGAATGTCGTGGTCTGGAACAGCGCGATCGCAGGTGGTGGGTTACTGGGGGGCGTCTTGCTGGGCCATTGGGGCGTGGGTACGTTTCCCTGGGTATTGCTGGCCTTGACGCTCATCGGCCTGGGCATTGCCTACCAGGCGCGAGTGCATGGATTTGCCGGAGGAGGTCGGGTTTCCGCGCAAGTGGTCAGCGGTCACTGA
- a CDS encoding alkene reductase, whose amino-acid sequence MTDASLFTPLTLGGLTLKNRIALPPLTRSRSSQPGDVPNALMSTYYRQRASAGFMITEGTQIEPRGQGYAWTPGIYSQEQIAGWRQVTRAVHEEGGVIFCQLWHVGRVSHNSLQPDDQPPVAPSAIAATAVKVFIETGPETGELADPSLPRALSTAEVKALVELYRVAAVNAKEAGFDGVELHSANGYLLNQFLSEHTNQRTDEYGGTLENRLRFLREVTEAVISVFGRERVGVRFAPLFETTEEARVYLGLVESDPHATYVQAAAMLNSLGIGYLSIAEADWDNAPELPVSFRQALRETFDNPIMYSGCYTREKAERVLADGHGDLFGFGRTFIANPDLPKRFAHGAPLNPVDHATLYGGGERGYIDYPFMTP is encoded by the coding sequence ATGACCGACGCCAGCTTGTTCACCCCTCTCACACTCGGTGGCCTGACGCTCAAGAACCGCATTGCCCTGCCCCCTCTGACGCGGTCCCGGAGCAGCCAGCCGGGCGACGTTCCCAATGCCTTGATGAGCACCTATTACCGGCAGCGCGCCAGTGCCGGGTTCATGATCACCGAAGGCACGCAGATAGAACCACGCGGCCAGGGTTATGCCTGGACGCCTGGCATCTACAGCCAGGAGCAGATTGCCGGCTGGCGACAGGTGACCCGCGCCGTTCATGAAGAAGGCGGCGTGATCTTCTGCCAGCTCTGGCACGTCGGGCGGGTGTCCCATAACAGCCTGCAACCTGACGACCAGCCACCCGTCGCGCCCTCCGCCATTGCCGCAACGGCGGTGAAAGTGTTCATCGAGACCGGTCCTGAAACGGGCGAGCTGGCAGACCCCAGCCTGCCTCGCGCACTGTCCACGGCAGAGGTCAAAGCGCTGGTGGAGTTGTACCGCGTGGCCGCCGTGAACGCGAAGGAAGCAGGCTTCGACGGCGTCGAACTGCATTCGGCCAACGGTTACCTGCTCAATCAGTTCCTGTCCGAACACACCAACCAGCGCACCGACGAATACGGCGGCACTCTGGAGAACCGTCTGCGTTTTCTGCGTGAAGTGACCGAAGCGGTGATCTCCGTGTTTGGCCGGGAACGTGTCGGCGTGCGTTTCGCACCGCTGTTCGAAACCACCGAAGAGGCCCGTGTCTACCTGGGCCTGGTGGAAAGCGATCCTCATGCCACCTACGTTCAGGCGGCGGCCATGTTGAATTCGCTGGGGATCGGTTACCTGTCCATTGCCGAAGCCGACTGGGACAACGCTCCGGAGTTGCCGGTGAGCTTCCGCCAGGCACTGCGCGAAACCTTCGACAATCCGATCATGTATTCCGGCTGCTACACTCGGGAAAAAGCGGAACGGGTGCTCGCTGACGGTCATGGCGATCTGTTCGGATTCGGGCGCACGTTCATCGCCAACCCGGATTTGCCGAAGCGCTTCGCGCACGGCGCACCCCTCAATCCGGTCGACCACGCAACGCTTTATGGCGGTGGAGAACGGGGTTACATCGACTATCCGTTCATGACCCCTTAG
- a CDS encoding diguanylate cyclase, whose amino-acid sequence MPLSRRELGETFARRIYGPRSIGCLLSATFIGTVLGVDPYTPMWVWAAMLTNLMVWPTLAYLLARRAADPFAVELRSLALDGLFAGGWAGLMALNLLPSVLLLSMVAMNAMAAGGWRLLRITVGLQGMGLFLALGQRSFELSLATSALQQLACLPMLIIYPLIVARASYAVSVQLAVHKKAFKLISKLDGMTRLLHHASWMEKLVEIFPRCRRGEVIAMVALIDIDNFKRINDEHGHLMGDAIIGRLANLLRSGLGASAAPGRYGGDEFCLLLFDMSLGEATQRLDDIRRQFSDWVDATVPIEVTLSIGLVPYSHQYASERDWIKATDEALYRAKRSGKNQLCVQHSEAGGSTAGA is encoded by the coding sequence ATGCCACTCAGTCGTCGTGAGTTGGGAGAAACGTTTGCACGCCGCATCTACGGGCCCCGTTCCATCGGCTGCCTGTTGAGTGCAACGTTCATCGGTACGGTGCTGGGGGTCGACCCCTACACGCCGATGTGGGTGTGGGCTGCGATGCTGACCAACCTCATGGTCTGGCCGACCCTTGCCTACCTGCTCGCACGCAGAGCCGCAGACCCGTTCGCGGTCGAACTGCGCAGCCTCGCGCTGGATGGCTTGTTCGCCGGCGGCTGGGCGGGGCTGATGGCGCTGAACCTGCTGCCATCCGTGCTGCTGCTGTCCATGGTCGCCATGAACGCGATGGCAGCGGGCGGATGGCGCCTGTTGCGGATCACCGTCGGGTTGCAGGGGATGGGGCTGTTTCTGGCCCTGGGTCAGAGGAGCTTCGAGTTGTCGTTGGCGACCAGCGCGCTGCAGCAACTGGCCTGCCTGCCCATGCTGATCATCTATCCGCTGATCGTGGCCCGCGCCAGCTACGCCGTGTCAGTGCAACTGGCGGTGCACAAGAAAGCCTTCAAGCTCATCAGCAAGCTGGACGGCATGACCCGCCTGCTGCATCACGCTTCGTGGATGGAAAAGCTGGTAGAGATCTTTCCTCGATGCCGACGAGGTGAGGTCATCGCGATGGTGGCGTTGATAGACATCGACAACTTCAAGCGCATCAACGACGAGCACGGCCATCTGATGGGCGACGCGATCATCGGCCGCCTGGCCAATCTGTTGCGCTCGGGACTGGGCGCATCGGCTGCCCCCGGGCGCTATGGGGGCGATGAATTCTGTCTGCTGCTGTTCGATATGAGCCTGGGTGAAGCCACTCAGCGGTTGGACGACATCCGCAGGCAGTTTTCCGACTGGGTCGATGCGACCGTGCCCATCGAGGTGACGCTGAGTATCGGCCTGGTGCCGTACTCCCATCAATACGCCAGCGAGCGCGACTGGATCAAGGCCACCGATGAGGCGCTGTACCGCGCCAAGCGCAGTGGCAAGAACCAGTTGTGTGTGCAGCATTCCGAAGCCGGCGGGTCGACAGCCGGCGCATGA
- a CDS encoding SDR family oxidoreductase gives MIAITGATGQLGRLVIDALLKSQKPATLIALVRDPAKARDLAAKGIDVRAADYNEPDTLLSALTGVERLLLISSSEVGQRRAQHRAVIEAARSAGVKLLAYTSLLHADTSTLGLASEHRDTEQALAESGLPHVILRNGWYNENYAAGIAPAVEHGAILGSARDGRISSAARADYAEAAAAVLSRDDQAGKVYELAGDDSYTLAELAAEVAQQSGKAVVYNDLPQAQYQEALVSVGLPVELAAMLADSDACAAKGDLYDNSRQLSQLLGRPTTPIAQSVSTALKH, from the coding sequence ATGATCGCCATTACCGGTGCAACGGGCCAATTGGGCCGCCTGGTCATCGATGCATTGCTGAAAAGCCAGAAACCCGCAACCCTGATCGCGTTGGTGCGTGACCCGGCCAAGGCGCGCGACCTGGCCGCCAAAGGCATCGACGTGCGGGCAGCGGACTACAACGAACCCGACACGTTGCTCAGCGCGCTGACAGGGGTAGAGCGTCTGTTGCTGATCTCATCCAGTGAAGTCGGGCAACGCCGTGCACAGCACCGCGCCGTCATCGAAGCCGCCCGGTCGGCAGGCGTGAAATTGCTGGCCTACACCAGCCTGCTGCATGCCGACACATCGACGCTCGGCCTGGCCTCGGAACATCGCGATACCGAACAGGCACTGGCCGAGTCTGGCCTGCCCCACGTCATCCTGCGCAATGGTTGGTACAACGAGAATTACGCTGCCGGCATTGCACCGGCTGTCGAACACGGCGCGATTCTGGGCAGCGCGAGGGACGGTCGAATTTCCTCGGCAGCTCGTGCGGACTACGCCGAGGCCGCAGCGGCGGTGCTGAGCCGCGACGACCAGGCCGGCAAGGTCTACGAACTGGCCGGCGACGACAGCTACACCCTGGCCGAGCTGGCTGCCGAAGTGGCGCAACAGTCAGGCAAAGCCGTCGTCTACAATGACCTGCCGCAAGCGCAGTACCAGGAGGCGCTGGTCAGTGTCGGCCTGCCTGTCGAGTTAGCGGCGATGCTGGCCGACTCGGACGCCTGCGCAGCCAAAGGTGACCTGTACGACAACAGTCGGCAGTTGAGCCAACTGCTGGGGCGTCCCACGACACCGATTGCCCAGTCGGTGAGCACCGCCCTGAAACACTGA
- a CDS encoding winged helix-turn-helix transcriptional regulator, whose protein sequence is MTHAESDSHRFAEKLRRGEVLQADCPSREILQHMTSRWGVLVLVVLLGGTHRFSELRRKIGGVSEKMLAQTLQRLEGDGLVQRLALPVVPPYVEYSLTPLGTQAAAKLETVVDWIEDNLPQIMDFKRGREAQDQNSA, encoded by the coding sequence ATGACTCATGCTGAAAGCGATTCGCACCGGTTTGCCGAGAAGCTGCGTCGCGGCGAAGTGTTGCAGGCGGACTGTCCTTCGCGGGAGATCCTCCAGCACATGACCAGTCGCTGGGGCGTGCTGGTGCTGGTGGTGCTGCTGGGAGGCACCCATCGCTTCAGCGAGCTGCGGCGCAAGATCGGCGGCGTCAGCGAGAAGATGCTCGCCCAGACGCTGCAACGGCTCGAAGGCGACGGACTGGTGCAGCGTCTGGCGCTGCCGGTGGTACCACCGTACGTCGAGTACAGCCTGACGCCGCTGGGCACTCAGGCCGCTGCGAAGCTGGAAACGGTGGTGGATTGGATCGAGGACAACCTGCCCCAGATCATGGACTTCAAAAGAGGGCGCGAAGCGCAGGACCAGAACTCGGCATGA
- a CDS encoding TetR/AcrR family transcriptional regulator → MSINAREAILLAARNIAQSQGYNGLNYRDLASAVGIKPASIYYHFPSKADLGIAVARRYWEDGAAALEVICEQTPNPLQALQRFPEIFRRSLEAENRLCLGSFVGAETDNLPPAMAEEIQAFAQVNIAWLSRQLVAAQVCDACDSEARARAIFSAVAGAQLIARSRADISLYDTLIESYRAYGPLPA, encoded by the coding sequence ATGAGCATCAATGCCCGCGAGGCCATACTTCTGGCTGCCCGCAACATTGCCCAGTCACAGGGCTACAACGGCCTGAATTACCGCGACCTGGCGAGTGCCGTGGGTATCAAGCCAGCCAGCATCTATTACCACTTCCCCAGCAAGGCCGACCTGGGCATTGCCGTGGCTCGACGGTACTGGGAAGACGGAGCGGCGGCACTGGAAGTCATCTGCGAGCAAACCCCGAACCCTCTACAGGCACTGCAACGCTTCCCGGAGATCTTTCGGCGCTCGCTCGAGGCGGAGAACCGGCTGTGCCTGGGCAGCTTCGTGGGGGCCGAGACCGATAATCTTCCCCCTGCGATGGCCGAGGAGATCCAGGCATTTGCACAGGTCAACATCGCCTGGCTGAGCCGCCAGCTGGTCGCCGCGCAGGTATGCGACGCGTGCGACAGCGAGGCGCGGGCAAGGGCCATTTTTTCGGCCGTGGCCGGTGCACAACTCATCGCCCGAAGCCGGGCGGACATCTCGCTGTACGACACGCTGATCGAATCCTATCGAGCCTATGGGCCGTTGCCGGCGTGA
- a CDS encoding (R)-mandelonitrile lyase, with translation MKTLAIAALSLSLSAFESEGAQPMNVTVTPAGSQPSAVGPAEYFTGKVRVDAPFKGSDGARIGGATVTFDPGARTAWHTHPLGQTLIVTAGAGYVQQEGQVRQSIRPGDTVWIPPKVKHWHGATPDTGMSHIAIAEALDGNVVEWLEQVTDEDYGKAQ, from the coding sequence ATGAAAACACTCGCGATCGCAGCGCTCTCATTGTCCTTGTCAGCTTTCGAAAGTGAAGGAGCTCAGCCCATGAATGTCACCGTCACGCCTGCAGGTTCCCAGCCGTCTGCCGTCGGACCCGCTGAATACTTTACCGGGAAGGTCCGCGTCGATGCGCCGTTCAAAGGCAGCGACGGCGCGCGCATCGGCGGCGCCACCGTGACCTTCGATCCGGGTGCGCGTACGGCCTGGCACACTCATCCACTGGGGCAGACGCTGATCGTGACCGCAGGCGCGGGCTACGTGCAGCAGGAGGGTCAGGTCCGGCAATCGATTCGTCCCGGCGACACCGTGTGGATTCCTCCCAAGGTCAAGCACTGGCACGGCGCAACGCCGGATACCGGCATGAGCCACATTGCCATTGCCGAAGCCCTGGACGGCAATGTCGTGGAGTGGTTGGAGCAGGTCACCGACGAGGACTACGGAAAGGCGCAGTGA